A window of the Scleropages formosus chromosome 5, fSclFor1.1, whole genome shotgun sequence genome harbors these coding sequences:
- the LOC114909044 gene encoding troponin I, fast skeletal muscle-like isoform X3, whose product MLQVAKGLLEAKAAEAKVEKKKYMEENCPALSVPGSVQELQELCRKLHQRIDKVDEERYDLQLKAEKAAKEIEDLKIKVIDLKGKFKKPALRKVRMSADAMLQALLGSRHKVSLDLRANLKQVKKEAKEEQLEAVGDWRKSIEDKAGMDGRKKMFESEA is encoded by the exons ATGCTTCAGGTTGCCAAAGGCTTGCTGGAGGCCAAGGCAGCCGAagcaaaagtggaaaaaaagaagtacATGGAGGAGAACTGCCCCGCGCTCTCGGTGCCCGGATCTGTGCAGGAATTGCAG GAACTGTGCAGGAAGCTCCATCAGCGGATCGATAAGGTCGATGAGGAGAGATACGACTTGCAGCTCAAAGCTGAGAAGGCTGCCAAGGAG ATCGAAGACCTGAAGATCAAGGTGATTGACCTGAAGGGCAAGTTCAAGAAGCCGGCTCTGAGGAAGGTGCGCATGTCCGCCGACGCCATGCTTCAGGCTCTGCTGGGCTCCAGGCACAAGGTGTCCTTGGATCTGAGAGCCAACCTGAAACAAGTGAAGAAGGAGGCCAAGGAGGAG CAGCTGGAAGCCGTCGGCGACTGGCGCAAGAGCATCGAGGACAAGGCCGGCATGGACGGCAGGAAGAAGATGTTTGAGTCCGAGGCCTAG
- the LOC114909044 gene encoding troponin I, fast skeletal muscle-like isoform X2: protein MSEKKMTSSRRHHLKSLMLQVAKGLLEAKAAEAKVEKKKYMEENCPALSVPGSVQELQELCRKLHQRIDKVDEERYDLQLKAEKAAKEIEDLKIKVIDLKGKFKKPALRKVRMSADAMLQALLGSRHKVSLDLRANLKQVKKEAKEEQLEAVGDWRKSIEDKAGMDGRKKMFESEA, encoded by the exons ATGTCAGA GAAAAAGATGACATCGAGCCGTAGGCATCATCTGAAG AGCCTGATGCTTCAGGTTGCCAAAGGCTTGCTGGAGGCCAAGGCAGCCGAagcaaaagtggaaaaaaagaagtacATGGAGGAGAACTGCCCCGCGCTCTCGGTGCCCGGATCTGTGCAGGAATTGCAG GAACTGTGCAGGAAGCTCCATCAGCGGATCGATAAGGTCGATGAGGAGAGATACGACTTGCAGCTCAAAGCTGAGAAGGCTGCCAAGGAG ATCGAAGACCTGAAGATCAAGGTGATTGACCTGAAGGGCAAGTTCAAGAAGCCGGCTCTGAGGAAGGTGCGCATGTCCGCCGACGCCATGCTTCAGGCTCTGCTGGGCTCCAGGCACAAGGTGTCCTTGGATCTGAGAGCCAACCTGAAACAAGTGAAGAAGGAGGCCAAGGAGGAG CAGCTGGAAGCCGTCGGCGACTGGCGCAAGAGCATCGAGGACAAGGCCGGCATGGACGGCAGGAAGAAGATGTTTGAGTCCGAGGCCTAG
- the LOC114909044 gene encoding troponin I, fast skeletal muscle-like isoform X1: MCCCPASDADLHIFYSTRNNNLVPCFNLRKKMTSSRRHHLKSLMLQVAKGLLEAKAAEAKVEKKKYMEENCPALSVPGSVQELQELCRKLHQRIDKVDEERYDLQLKAEKAAKEIEDLKIKVIDLKGKFKKPALRKVRMSADAMLQALLGSRHKVSLDLRANLKQVKKEAKEEQLEAVGDWRKSIEDKAGMDGRKKMFESEA, from the exons ATGTGCTGCTGTCCAGCTTCAGATGCtgatttacatatattttattcaacACGGAATAATAATCTCGTTCCGTGTTTTAACTTAAGGAAAAAGATGACATCGAGCCGTAGGCATCATCTGAAG AGCCTGATGCTTCAGGTTGCCAAAGGCTTGCTGGAGGCCAAGGCAGCCGAagcaaaagtggaaaaaaagaagtacATGGAGGAGAACTGCCCCGCGCTCTCGGTGCCCGGATCTGTGCAGGAATTGCAG GAACTGTGCAGGAAGCTCCATCAGCGGATCGATAAGGTCGATGAGGAGAGATACGACTTGCAGCTCAAAGCTGAGAAGGCTGCCAAGGAG ATCGAAGACCTGAAGATCAAGGTGATTGACCTGAAGGGCAAGTTCAAGAAGCCGGCTCTGAGGAAGGTGCGCATGTCCGCCGACGCCATGCTTCAGGCTCTGCTGGGCTCCAGGCACAAGGTGTCCTTGGATCTGAGAGCCAACCTGAAACAAGTGAAGAAGGAGGCCAAGGAGGAG CAGCTGGAAGCCGTCGGCGACTGGCGCAAGAGCATCGAGGACAAGGCCGGCATGGACGGCAGGAAGAAGATGTTTGAGTCCGAGGCCTAG